From a region of the Candidatus Pelagibacter sp. FZCC0015 genome:
- a CDS encoding class I SAM-dependent methyltransferase, which yields MKKKQKEIFLEQEGNAWFDRNHLAIQNRVMGSQDPIINILSNLLNKKKNMENQQLLEIGCGEGKRLHWISKNYKLNCYGIDPSEKAIALANNKGVKAIKGTADILNFENKKFDFVVFGFCLYLCDRSDLFLIAKEADRVLKDSGFIIIHDFFSETPIEKKYHHYPGMFSYKMDYRKLFDWHPFYKCISHEIMSEEENKIKDDKDKLRATSVLRKQSFYE from the coding sequence ATGAAGAAGAAACAAAAAGAAATTTTTTTAGAGCAAGAAGGTAATGCTTGGTTTGATAGAAATCATTTAGCCATACAAAATCGTGTGATGGGATCACAAGATCCAATTATTAATATTTTGTCAAATCTTTTAAATAAAAAGAAAAATATGGAAAATCAACAATTGCTTGAAATTGGTTGTGGAGAAGGAAAACGATTACATTGGATTTCTAAAAATTATAAATTAAATTGTTATGGTATAGATCCGTCTGAAAAAGCAATCGCACTTGCAAATAATAAAGGGGTTAAAGCAATTAAGGGAACAGCTGATATTCTTAATTTCGAAAATAAAAAGTTTGACTTTGTGGTGTTTGGATTTTGCTTATATCTTTGTGATCGAAGTGATCTTTTTTTAATTGCAAAAGAAGCTGATAGAGTTTTAAAAGATTCAGGTTTTATTATTATACACGATTTTTTTTCTGAAACTCCAATTGAAAAAAAATATCATCATTACCCAGGTATGTTTTCATACAAAATGGATTATAGAAAATTATTTGATTGGCATCCATTTTATAAATGTATATCTCATGAAATTATGTCAGAAGAAGAAAATAAAATTAAAGATGATAA
- the pseC gene encoding UDP-4-amino-4,6-dideoxy-N-acetyl-beta-L-altrosamine transaminase, giving the protein MIPYGRQEITDSDIDEVEKVLKSDFLTQGPVVPKFEKVVANYCGASYAVAVNSATSALHIACLALGLEKGDYLWTSPNTFVASANCARYCGAGVDFVDINPDTFNINVEALSEKLKVAEKKGKLPKIIIPVHFAGQPSEMEAIHKLSKKFGFKIIEDASHAIGASYNEIKVGSCVHSDITVFSFHPVKIITTGEGGMALTNKKDLADKMYRLRVHGITYDKGTMHQRPKNEIWNYQQIELGFNYRMNDIQAALGLSQIKRLDHYITKRHNIAKRYNKEFESLSIKTQKQLPGFYSSFHLYSACFKENKNTEIQKKIYDTLRKNGIAVNVHYIPVHRHPYYENLGFKKEDFPEAEKFYRESISLPIYPSLSYQQQDFVLQSLASVLKNI; this is encoded by the coding sequence ATGATACCTTACGGTCGTCAAGAAATTACAGATAGTGATATAGATGAAGTTGAGAAAGTATTAAAGTCTGATTTTTTAACCCAAGGACCAGTAGTTCCAAAATTTGAAAAAGTGGTTGCAAATTATTGTGGGGCCTCTTATGCAGTCGCTGTTAATAGCGCAACTAGTGCTTTGCACATCGCATGTCTAGCCTTAGGACTGGAAAAAGGTGATTACTTATGGACTTCACCGAATACCTTTGTTGCTAGTGCAAATTGTGCTAGATACTGTGGTGCGGGTGTAGATTTTGTAGATATAAATCCGGATACTTTCAACATTAATGTTGAAGCATTATCAGAAAAATTAAAAGTAGCAGAAAAAAAAGGAAAATTACCCAAAATTATAATACCAGTTCATTTTGCTGGTCAACCTAGTGAAATGGAAGCTATACATAAATTATCAAAAAAGTTTGGTTTTAAAATTATTGAAGACGCCTCACACGCAATCGGTGCATCATATAATGAAATTAAGGTAGGATCATGTGTTCATAGCGATATAACAGTATTTAGTTTCCATCCAGTTAAAATAATAACTACTGGCGAGGGTGGTATGGCACTTACAAATAAGAAGGATCTTGCAGATAAAATGTATAGACTTAGAGTTCATGGAATAACATACGATAAGGGGACAATGCATCAACGCCCTAAAAATGAAATTTGGAATTACCAACAAATCGAATTGGGCTTTAATTATCGAATGAATGATATTCAAGCTGCATTAGGATTGAGTCAAATAAAAAGATTAGACCACTATATCACAAAACGTCATAACATTGCAAAAAGATACAACAAAGAATTTGAGAGTTTATCAATTAAAACACAAAAACAGCTTCCAGGGTTTTATTCAAGTTTTCATCTTTATTCTGCTTGTTTTAAAGAAAATAAAAACACTGAAATACAAAAAAAAATTTATGATACACTTAGGAAAAATGGTATAGCAGTAAATGTTCATTATATTCCAGTTCACCGTCATCCATATTATGAGAATTTAGGATTTAAAAAAGAAGATTTTCCTGAAGCAGAAAAATTTTATAGAGAATCAATTAGCCTCCCAATATACCCCTCTCTTTCATATCAACAGCAGGATTTTGTTTTGCAATCTTTAGCTTCAGTATTAAAAAATATATGA
- the pseB gene encoding UDP-N-acetylglucosamine 4,6-dehydratase (inverting): MLKNSSILITGGTGSFGKSFVPLTLKKFNPKRLIIFSRDEMKQWEMQKHFKDDKRVGFFIGDVRDKDRLRRALNGVEYVVHAAATKIVSTAEYNPFECIKTNVNGAMNLIDVCIDQGVKRVVALSTDKASSPINLYGASKLASDKLFIASNSSYAAGTQTSFAVVRYGNVMGSRGSVIPFFLSTRDQNELTITDKRMTRFMISLEQGVELVWHAFEDMIGGEIYVKKIPSIKVIDIASAIAPTAKHKIIGIRPGEKLHEQMISVEDSEYTYEYSNYYKILPQINDWDKDKTRIKKGKKVPSGFVYSSDNNSDWMSIEELNDWINANKKFIDNI; the protein is encoded by the coding sequence ATGTTAAAAAATTCATCAATTTTAATTACTGGTGGTACAGGCTCTTTTGGTAAGTCATTTGTTCCACTTACATTAAAAAAATTTAATCCAAAGCGTTTAATAATATTTTCACGTGATGAAATGAAGCAGTGGGAAATGCAAAAACATTTTAAAGATGATAAAAGAGTTGGCTTTTTTATTGGTGATGTACGTGATAAAGATCGTCTTCGTAGAGCACTAAATGGTGTGGAGTACGTTGTGCACGCTGCAGCAACAAAAATAGTTTCTACAGCAGAGTATAATCCTTTTGAGTGTATAAAAACAAATGTAAATGGCGCAATGAACTTGATTGATGTTTGTATTGATCAAGGTGTAAAACGTGTAGTAGCTCTTTCAACAGATAAGGCAAGCAGCCCAATAAATCTTTATGGTGCGAGTAAATTAGCATCTGACAAACTATTTATAGCAAGTAACTCTTCTTATGCAGCTGGTACACAAACATCTTTTGCTGTTGTTCGTTATGGTAATGTTATGGGATCAAGAGGTTCTGTAATTCCATTTTTTTTATCAACTAGAGATCAAAATGAATTGACCATTACTGATAAACGAATGACACGTTTTATGATTTCACTTGAGCAAGGTGTAGAGCTTGTTTGGCATGCATTTGAAGACATGATTGGTGGCGAGATATATGTCAAAAAAATCCCATCAATAAAAGTCATAGATATTGCAAGTGCAATAGCACCAACAGCAAAACATAAAATTATTGGCATAAGACCTGGTGAAAAACTTCATGAGCAGATGATTAGTGTTGAAGACTCTGAATATACTTATGAATATTCTAATTATTACAAAATTTTACCTCAAATAAATGATTGGGATAAAGATAAAACGCGGATAAAAAAAGGTAAAAAAGTCCCATCAGGTTTTGTTTATAGTAGTGATAATAATTCAGACTGGATGAGTATTGAAGAACTTAACGATTGGATTAATGCTAACAAAAAATTTATAGACAATATTTAA
- a CDS encoding GDP-L-fucose synthase family protein, which yields MTKLKIYIAGHKGMVGSGLVRVLKKKRNVELITIDKKDLNLIKQTDVENFFKKQKIDQVYLAAARVGGIHANNTYPAEFIYQNLMIQNNIIHSSFVSGVKKLLFLGSSCIYPKKANQPMKENELLTGLLEPTNEPYAIAKIAGIKLCESYNRQFGKSHEIDYRSLMPTNLYGPGDNFDPKNSHVIPGLIYRFHQAKIKNLPNVSIWGTGAVKREFLFVDDMVSASIQIMNVDKQIYEKYSKPRCSHINVGSGLELTIMELSKMIKKVVGYNGKIKFDKSKPDGSPRKLVDSHLINQIGFKPKVHLEEGIIKTYKSFLKEQNKT from the coding sequence ATGACTAAACTTAAAATATATATAGCTGGTCACAAAGGAATGGTCGGATCAGGTTTAGTTCGTGTTTTAAAAAAAAAAAGAAACGTAGAATTAATTACAATAGATAAAAAAGATTTAAATCTAATTAAACAAACAGATGTTGAAAATTTCTTTAAAAAACAAAAAATCGATCAAGTGTATTTAGCGGCGGCAAGAGTAGGAGGTATTCATGCAAATAATACTTATCCAGCAGAATTTATTTATCAAAACTTAATGATACAAAATAATATAATTCATAGCTCATTTGTGAGTGGAGTAAAAAAATTATTATTTTTAGGATCTAGTTGTATTTATCCAAAAAAAGCAAATCAGCCTATGAAAGAAAATGAACTACTAACCGGGTTACTAGAGCCAACTAACGAGCCTTATGCAATTGCTAAAATAGCTGGTATTAAACTTTGCGAAAGTTACAATCGACAATTTGGTAAAAGTCATGAAATTGACTATCGTAGTCTTATGCCAACCAATCTTTATGGACCAGGTGATAACTTTGATCCTAAAAATAGTCATGTTATACCTGGATTAATTTATCGTTTTCATCAAGCGAAAATTAAAAATTTACCAAATGTGAGTATTTGGGGCACAGGCGCTGTTAAAAGAGAATTTCTTTTTGTTGATGATATGGTTTCTGCATCTATCCAAATAATGAATGTAGATAAACAAATATATGAAAAATATAGCAAACCTAGATGTAGTCACATCAACGTGGGTAGTGGACTTGAGTTAACTATTATGGAACTTTCTAAAATGATTAAAAAAGTCGTTGGGTATAATGGTAAAATTAAATTTGATAAAAGCAAGCCTGATGGAAGTCCAAGAAAATTAGTTGATAGTCATTTAATTAATCAAATTGGTTTTAAACCAAAAGTTCACTTAGAGGAGGGTATTATTAAAACTTATAAAAGTTTTCTAAAGGAACAAAACAAAACTTAA
- the gmd gene encoding GDP-mannose 4,6-dehydratase, with product MKKALITGVTGQDGSYLAEFLLNKDYEVHGIKRRTSLINTDRIDHLYQDPFESHRKFILHHGDLTDSTSLTRIIQEVQPDEIYNLAAQSHVAVSFEQPEYTANSDALGALRILEAIRILKLEKKTKFYQASTSELYGLVKEVPQNENTPFHPRSPYGVAKLYAYWITVNYREAYGIYACNGILFNHESPVRGETFVTRKITRGLARIKLGLQKNLYLGNLNALRDWGHAKDYVEAQWLMLQQKEPDDFVIATGKQYSVKDFINLAAKNLNMAFEWKGKGINEKGILNGKEVVKVDPRYFRPSEVENLLGDPTKAKKKLNWVAKISFENLVQEMVEEDLKIAKNEQLTNS from the coding sequence ATGAAAAAAGCTCTTATAACTGGTGTGACAGGACAAGACGGGTCTTATCTGGCAGAATTTTTACTAAATAAAGATTATGAGGTACATGGCATAAAAAGAAGAACTTCATTAATTAATACAGATCGAATAGATCATTTATATCAAGACCCGTTTGAAAGTCATCGAAAATTTATTTTACATCACGGGGACTTAACAGACTCAACTTCTTTAACCAGGATTATTCAAGAGGTACAACCTGACGAAATTTATAATTTAGCAGCTCAAAGTCATGTAGCAGTTTCGTTTGAACAGCCAGAATATACAGCTAATTCTGATGCTTTAGGAGCACTAAGAATTTTAGAAGCTATTCGTATTCTTAAGTTAGAAAAAAAAACAAAATTTTATCAAGCATCAACATCTGAATTATATGGTTTAGTAAAAGAGGTGCCTCAAAATGAAAATACTCCTTTTCACCCAAGAAGTCCTTATGGAGTTGCAAAATTATATGCTTATTGGATTACAGTTAATTATAGAGAAGCTTATGGCATCTATGCTTGTAATGGAATTCTATTTAATCATGAATCACCTGTAAGAGGGGAAACTTTTGTAACAAGAAAAATAACAAGAGGTTTAGCTAGAATAAAATTAGGTTTACAAAAAAATTTATATTTGGGTAATTTAAATGCTTTAAGAGATTGGGGGCATGCAAAAGATTATGTAGAGGCCCAGTGGTTAATGCTTCAACAAAAAGAACCAGATGATTTTGTTATTGCAACAGGAAAACAATATTCAGTTAAAGATTTCATAAATTTAGCAGCAAAGAATTTAAATATGGCCTTTGAATGGAAAGGAAAAGGTATAAACGAAAAAGGAATTTTAAATGGTAAAGAAGTAGTAAAAGTAGACCCAAGGTATTTTAGACCTTCTGAAGTAGAAAATTTATTAGGTGATCCAACAAAAGCAAAAAAAAAATTAAATTGGGTTGCTAAAATTTCTTTTGAAAATTTAGTTCAAGAAATGGTTGAAGAAGATTTGAAAATAGCAAAAAATGAGCAACTTACTAATAGTTAA
- a CDS encoding ABC transporter ATP-binding protein, with translation MQTFKKLLFLLSTQEKKKASLLVIMILILAFLDMVGVASIMPFIAVLTNPSIVETNYFLKYMFQASSIFGVQNTQEFMFFLGVLLFFILIFTLIFRAIVTYIQLRFIFLMEHSIGRRLVEGYLHQPYSWFLSRHSADLGKSILSESGKIAGRGLSNLMDLIAKSSVTIAIIILLIIIDPKLALIVGLSLSIIYVLIYYSVNKYLKKIGKDSLKNNQLRFTAVSEAFGAVKEIKVGGLEQTYINNFSISSKIFALTQAYVSSIAQIPRFFLESIGFGGVLLIILYSMSDTGSFNNALPIISVYVFAGYRLLPALQMMYSCFTQLTFVGPSIDELNNDLRNLQSHDEKQSESILDFNKTINLKSVDYNYPNSSIKALKNININIPINSTVGLVGATGSGKTTLIDIILGLLEPQNGSLEIDGKLITKFNTKSWQRYIGFVPQDIYLSDDTVAANIAFGIDHKDIDQLAVERASKIASLHEFIIDELPKKYQTTIGERGIRLSGGQRQRIGIARALYHDPKVLIFDEATSALDGTTEKIVMDAINNLRKDITIIIIAHRLSTVKRCDQIYVLERGKLKAQGNFNELIDLDSQFRENVKNSF, from the coding sequence ATGCAAACATTTAAGAAATTATTATTTCTACTTTCCACTCAAGAAAAAAAAAAAGCTAGTTTATTAGTAATAATGATCTTGATATTAGCATTTTTAGATATGGTAGGTGTAGCATCTATAATGCCTTTCATAGCAGTTCTAACAAACCCCAGTATTGTTGAAACAAACTATTTTTTAAAATATATGTTTCAAGCATCAAGTATATTTGGAGTTCAAAATACTCAAGAGTTCATGTTTTTTTTGGGTGTCTTGTTATTTTTTATTTTAATTTTTACACTAATTTTCAGAGCCATTGTAACTTACATACAACTTCGATTTATTTTTTTAATGGAGCACAGCATAGGTAGACGTCTTGTAGAGGGATATTTGCATCAGCCTTACAGCTGGTTTTTAAGTCGTCATAGTGCTGATCTTGGAAAAAGCATTTTATCTGAGTCAGGTAAAATAGCTGGTAGAGGTTTATCAAATTTGATGGATTTAATTGCCAAAAGCTCAGTTACGATTGCGATTATTATTTTATTGATTATAATTGACCCAAAACTTGCTTTAATAGTTGGTCTTTCACTTAGCATAATTTATGTGCTAATTTATTATTCTGTAAATAAATATCTTAAAAAGATTGGAAAAGACTCATTAAAAAATAATCAATTACGTTTTACCGCTGTTAGTGAGGCCTTTGGTGCAGTAAAAGAAATTAAAGTTGGAGGATTAGAGCAAACCTATATTAATAATTTTTCTATTTCTTCCAAAATCTTTGCTTTAACCCAGGCTTATGTCTCTTCTATAGCTCAAATACCTAGATTCTTTTTAGAGAGTATAGGTTTTGGTGGTGTTTTATTAATAATACTTTATAGCATGTCTGATACGGGCAGTTTTAACAATGCTTTACCTATTATAAGTGTGTATGTTTTTGCTGGATATCGTCTATTACCAGCATTACAAATGATGTATTCTTGCTTTACCCAGCTTACTTTTGTTGGTCCTTCAATCGATGAATTAAATAATGATCTTAGAAACCTTCAATCTCATGATGAAAAACAGAGTGAGAGTATTTTAGATTTTAATAAAACAATTAATCTAAAAAGTGTTGATTATAACTATCCAAATTCTTCAATAAAAGCTTTAAAAAATATAAATATAAACATTCCTATAAATTCTACAGTAGGATTGGTAGGCGCTACTGGTAGTGGTAAAACTACATTAATTGATATTATTTTAGGATTACTGGAACCTCAAAATGGATCTTTGGAAATTGACGGTAAATTGATTACAAAATTTAATACAAAGTCTTGGCAACGTTATATAGGTTTTGTTCCACAAGATATTTATTTATCCGACGATACAGTTGCTGCTAATATTGCTTTTGGTATAGATCACAAAGATATTGATCAACTAGCTGTTGAAAGAGCTTCCAAGATTGCAAGTTTGCATGAATTTATAATAGATGAATTGCCAAAGAAATACCAAACTACAATTGGTGAACGTGGAATTAGATTATCAGGTGGACAACGTCAACGTATTGGAATTGCACGAGCTTTATATCATGACCCAAAAGTCTTAATTTTTGATGAAGCAACAAGTGCTCTAGATGGCACAACTGAAAAAATTGTAATGGATGCAATTAATAATCTTAGAAAGGATATTACTATTATAATAATCGCTCACCGTTTGAGTACAGTCAAAAGATGTGATCAAATTTATGTTTTAGAGAGAGGTAAGCTTAAAGCACAAGGTAATTTTAACGAATTGATTGATCTAGATAGTCAATTTCGAGAAAATGTAAAAAATTCATTTTAG
- a CDS encoding SIS domain-containing protein: MKKNYFKNYFNQFSKILSNYNEKDFYKIVQIIREIKKKKKKVILVGNGGSAAMASHVSVDLTKVSKIRAINFNEADLLTCFSNDYGYENWVQRAIFFYADKGDLLICISSSGQSKNIINGAKFAKKIGCKVVTLTGFDKNNKVRKIGHINLWLNSKNYNLIEMTHHTWLLSIVDFLANSKIKN, from the coding sequence ATGAAAAAAAATTATTTTAAAAATTATTTTAATCAATTTTCAAAGATTCTTTCAAATTATAATGAAAAAGATTTTTATAAAATTGTTCAAATTATTAGAGAAATTAAAAAGAAAAAGAAAAAAGTTATTTTAGTAGGAAATGGTGGTAGTGCTGCTATGGCAAGCCACGTAAGTGTTGATTTAACAAAAGTATCAAAAATAAGAGCAATAAATTTTAATGAAGCTGATCTATTAACCTGCTTTTCAAATGATTATGGTTATGAAAATTGGGTTCAAAGAGCAATATTTTTTTATGCAGATAAAGGTGATCTTCTTATTTGTATAAGTAGCAGTGGACAATCTAAAAATATTATAAATGGTGCAAAGTTTGCAAAAAAAATTGGATGTAAGGTTGTTACACTGACAGGTTTTGATAAAAATAACAAAGTGAGAAAAATTGGACATATAAATTTATGGTTAAATAGCAAAAATTATAATTTGATAGAAATGACTCATCATACTTGGCTTCTTTCAATTGTGGATTTTTTAGCAAATAGCAAAATAAAAAATTAA
- a CDS encoding phosphoheptose isomerase encodes MKLKIICFDIDNVICKTNTKDYSKSVPIKKNIKVINEAYENGFNIILYTARYMGRYNGNVSKVKKHIKSFTLNQLEKWGVKYHKIYFGKPSFDLFIDDKSLFFKKNWTKLLKKKLNIK; translated from the coding sequence ATGAAATTAAAAATTATTTGTTTTGATATCGATAACGTTATTTGCAAAACAAACACTAAAGATTACTCAAAGTCAGTACCAATAAAAAAAAACATTAAAGTTATTAATGAAGCATATGAGAATGGATTTAATATTATATTGTATACTGCGAGATATATGGGTAGGTACAATGGAAATGTATCAAAAGTAAAAAAACACATAAAGTCTTTTACATTAAATCAATTAGAAAAATGGGGTGTGAAGTATCATAAAATTTATTTTGGAAAACCAAGTTTTGATTTATTTATTGATGATAAATCTTTATTTTTTAAAAAAAATTGGACAAAGTTATTAAAAAAAAAATTAAATATTAAATAA